In Pagrus major chromosome 23, Pma_NU_1.0, the genomic window gtgtgtgtgtgtgtgtgtgtgtgtgtgtgtgtgtgtgtgtgtgtgtgtgtgtgtgtgtgtgtgtgtgtgtgtgtgtgtgtgtgtgtgtgtgtgtgtgtgtgtgtgtgtgatcattgTAGACACGTGGCGTGCTTCCCTACTTTGCCAACTTTCGCCTAATTTCAGAGTTGTCCACACCATTTGTGAACCAAAGGTAAGTCGGCTTTACTAGTAAGCAATCTCTTTGTTTTACAACATGGCTGACATATCTTCCACTCTGAGATTTCTTAATCACCCTCTCCCTCCAGGTGGTTCTATGAGGCATTAAAGTACCCGCGCTCACACCGACTGGTGGTGTTAAATGGCGTTGCCATGTCCGTGGTGTTCTTCCTGGTGCGCATTGCTGTCATGCCATCTTACTGGGCCAGTGTATTCGCCACCTTCGGCACTCCAGAATTTGAGCGGCTGGGCTTGGGCGCCCAGGTGGCCTGGATCACCTCCTGCATCGCCCTGGATATATTAAACACTGTCTGGATGTATAAGATTACCCGCGGCTGCTACAAGGTTCTGACGGGGGGAGGACGTAAGGTCAAAGGAGGAGCAGAGGCTTCGTCTTCTTCAGACGGGAAGCATGTCAACAACCACACAGACTAAAGCGATGTAGAGCAAAGGATGTGTAGACACAGACAtgagcagggagggaggctggACATCCAGGAACCTCACAGCCTCTCTCTTTTGCTATAGCCTCAGCATCCCTCCCAATCCTAGCATCGAATCCCCCAATCCTAGCCCTCGCTCTCCTTGTCGGCTAGTGGATCGGGCTAAGAGTCCTCAGGTTCTGTTCCTGACATAGGGCAAGGACACTGCTCTTTGACTCACTCAAGCACCAGCCTCTGCAGCCTCAGTGTTTTCACTGACGGATGAGTATTCTGCTGGGTGATAGCTTTCGGTCGCAGACGACAAGGTAGAGCTCACAAGCACACTTTAAACCCCGTCTGTCACTCGTCCTTACCACCATCCCCTCAGTCTCCTCTCATGCTCGACTTCAGCCAAAGCCCAATCCTCTGAAGTGCCTGTTAAACACAGGAAAGCAATAATTGTGAAGGACTAAGATCTCAAAGTCTAACAGAGCTTAGCCTCTTCAGAAGACAACCATCTCTGGCTCGCTATTGCTCCTGAACGACCAGAGGCTTCTTCTGTTGTTCATACTCCGTCCACACTCAAGGAGACGTGGCCCACAGAGTGACGAACTCTCCCATCAGACCCATACAGTGTTTGTGAAATCTATAGGGCTCTTGTCTTAACTCATCAGACCTCACAAAAAAGAGACAGTAAAACACCATAATGCCTCTTCTACAGTATCACCTGCTGTGGCCTCCTTGTAACAAGTGGCGCCTGCCTGTATCACCAGCCATGCCCCTCCAACCTCCTTACAATTTGGATAATATGTCAAAAAACTAGGAGTATGcatgcaggagagagagggatacTCTCTCCAACACCCTTAGCTCCTCGCAGGACGATTTTGCCTTTTCAGTATTCATGGTGTTGGCATCACTGTGCAGTTCttgattcttttattttatacagCCTGAAGTCGTAAGCAGTTGCAGTAACATGTCTAATTCATATTACATCCATTGCAACCCTCTGCCTCACTGGATACTCCACCATCCAGCTTGAACGTTTGGTTTTGTTCTACCTCTCCCCCTGCCTTACAAAGACTTGGTTAATCCAGTAATCATCAGAcgacaaacatttttgttttactttctaATGTAAAGAGTGATTTTAGCCTTCAAGACATTATCTGTTGTGATTCAGAGGGacttctttgtctctctctctttctccctctaaCCGTCTCCAGAGCTTATCCCAGCCAATGCAGTGAAACAGAGCAGCATCACTGTTCTCACCAAACTGTGTCCAGTCagtgtatttttcttattaaacaaACCCGGAAGCATTTATATCTCCATTTAGCTCCTTTTGTTCTCAGTGACTCTGAGAACCTAATTGAGGAATGGAGTAGAAAAAGTTCACATATGCAGAGCATAGTGTGCAAAACCATACACTGTATCTGGTGCCCTTCTTAAACACTGACACGGTGCTCTTCCTTTTGCAAAATGTCAGCAAGAGGAATGCTTGCAATATGctgtttttcaaacatttctagTATCTAATGAATTTGGATTTACCAATCTGTCAGAAGCAATTTGGCaatctgcatgtgtttttgttttctgtataaACTGTATCATCACTATAGAGCATGGTAAGACTGACATATTTCTGTGATGCCTTAGTGAATAGTCAAGATAGATGAATAACATCTAATTATTGCATTAATCAAATGCTTAAAGGGGGTTTGTCTTCCAAACAGTCAATGTTTTTGCCTCTCTGATACTGAATGCATGTATTTTTgattcttttctcctctccctg contains:
- the tlcd4b gene encoding TLC domain-containing protein 4-B, whose product is METRELTVVAGSFVGFQLLFSVASPRLSSVITPGYGRLPSTKLTEWNSRLVSTVHALIVGLFCLYILWFDDEVNANPVWGDPGLVKLNVAITCGYLLYDLVLLACNWSTMGDSFFVCHHLAALYAYGYVLTRGVLPYFANFRLISELSTPFVNQRWFYEALKYPRSHRLVVLNGVAMSVVFFLVRIAVMPSYWASVFATFGTPEFERLGLGAQVAWITSCIALDILNTVWMYKITRGCYKVLTGGGRKVKGGAEASSSSDGKHVNNHTD